In Kitasatospora sp. NA04385, a single genomic region encodes these proteins:
- a CDS encoding anti-sigma factor antagonist (This anti-anti-sigma factor, or anti-sigma factor antagonist, belongs to a family that includes characterized members SpoIIAA, RsbV, RsfA, and RsfB.): protein MPEYALTIEVRTHPVGATVVVLAGELDYHTAPRLHRAVERTAEALPLVLDLALLSFCDSLGVAELLFAFRRTQSAGTALALVSPSTDVSRLLAMTGVDRLLPCHATVDAAVGALRPGGG, encoded by the coding sequence GTGCCCGAGTACGCCCTGACCATCGAGGTCCGCACCCATCCCGTGGGGGCGACCGTCGTCGTGCTCGCGGGCGAACTCGACTACCACACCGCGCCGCGCCTGCACCGGGCCGTGGAGCGCACCGCCGAGGCGCTGCCGCTGGTGCTCGACCTCGCGCTGCTGAGCTTCTGCGACTCGCTCGGCGTGGCCGAGCTGCTGTTCGCCTTCCGCCGCACCCAGAGCGCCGGCACCGCGCTGGCCCTGGTCAGCCCCTCCACCGACGTCAGCCGGTTGCTCGCGATGACCGGCGTGGACCGGCTGCTGCCCTGCCACGCCACCGTCGACGCGGCGGTCGGCGCGCTGCGGCCGGGCGGGGGCTGA
- a CDS encoding phosphatase PAP2 family protein, protein MRRSSPRTARLRTADLHLGERLLAAVAAFAVAAVPTALLLVLIEANWPPLHRLDAGAAHRLHTTVRDHPAALSVLRTLSNGVWDPLTMRLLVAAAVAWLLWRRAWRLAVWAAATVTASGLIGWAVKAAVARARPALPDPVAHAPGFSFPSGHAMTAATCCTVLLLVFSPVLRPPWRRAARGLAVLSVLGVGFTRVALGVHWASDVLGGWLLGLALVAATAWAFEGWRRETGRPVPPPLAEGLEPELAPHGPARPEG, encoded by the coding sequence CTGCGCCGCTCCTCGCCGCGCACCGCCCGCCTGCGCACCGCCGACCTGCACCTGGGCGAGCGGCTGCTCGCCGCCGTCGCCGCGTTCGCGGTGGCCGCCGTGCCCACCGCGCTGCTGCTGGTGCTGATCGAGGCCAACTGGCCGCCGCTGCACCGGCTCGACGCGGGGGCGGCGCACCGCCTGCACACCACCGTGCGCGACCACCCCGCCGCCCTCTCGGTGCTGCGCACCCTCAGCAACGGGGTGTGGGACCCGCTGACGATGCGGCTGCTGGTCGCGGCGGCCGTCGCCTGGCTGCTGTGGCGGCGGGCCTGGCGGCTGGCGGTGTGGGCCGCCGCCACCGTGACCGCCTCCGGGCTGATCGGCTGGGCGGTGAAGGCCGCCGTCGCCCGGGCCCGGCCCGCGCTGCCCGACCCGGTGGCGCACGCCCCGGGCTTCTCGTTCCCGTCCGGGCACGCGATGACGGCGGCGACCTGCTGCACCGTGCTGCTGCTGGTGTTCTCCCCGGTGCTGCGCCCGCCGTGGCGCCGGGCGGCCCGCGGGCTGGCCGTGCTGAGCGTGCTGGGGGTGGGGTTCACCCGGGTCGCGCTCGGCGTGCACTGGGCCAGCGACGTGCTGGGCGGGTGGCTGCTCGGCCTGGCCCTGGTCGCCGCCACCGCCTGGGCGTTCGAGGGCTGGCGGCGGGAGACCGGCCGTCCCGTCCCGCCGCCGCTCGCGGAGGGGCTGGAGCCCGAACTCGCCCCGCACGGCCCGGCCCGGCCCGAGGGGTGA